The DNA sequence TGGTTTGGGTCTCACCGATCTGGTTAAGACCGTTTCGGGCACCGACGCCACTCTCTCCCGTGATCACTTCAACGTGGAGCGCTTCCGCAAGCTGATCCTAAGGCACCAGCCTAAAATCGTCGCATTCACGAGCAAGACGGCAGCTCAGAAATATGTGCGACATCGTGTCGACTACGGATTGCTCAAGGAGACTATCGGAAAAACGAAGCTCCATGTCCTGCCCTCCCCTTCCGGCGCGGCAAGGCGGTACTGGAGTGACAAGCCGTGGAGGGAGTTGGCTAGGCTGTCGAAAATATTGGGGTAAGCATGTTCCTCTTTGATTCGCTTGAGTGTTCAGAGATTGTCAACATCACTCCGTCCCGCTCCGCGTGACTCCGGATCACTGACCTACAGCTTCATGGATAAAAAAAGGTGGAGGGGGTGTCGAGGATGACAACCCCCTCCGGGTACTGTATCGAGGATACGTAGTAGGGTTATACGAAGTGGGCTGATATAGCAATCAACCCTCTATTTTTTTCTTCTATTCCTTTTACATCCCAACAGTCTTTTTGATCCAATCTGTTCCAACAGATTTTGGACGGGTGATCGCTGTGCCGAGCGCGCGGTTGACAACCAACTGCGAGCACATACCCATCGCACGTGAAACCGCGAAGAGAACCGTGTAGTACGGGAACTCTCTCAGGTTGAAATGATACAGGATCGAGCCGGAACCGGCATCGACATTCGGCTGCGGGTTCTTCGCCTTGCCATGCTCTTTGAGCACGCCCGGGATAATCTCGAATACCTGCTTCACTGTCTTGTAGACATCATCATCGGAGCAGTACTTGGCGCCGAAATTGACGAACGCTACGAAACGCGGATCGGGGCAACGAAGGACAGCATGACCATATCCGGGGATAACCTGACCACCATTCAGAGTCTCCCATGCGAAATCCTTGAGCTGCTGATCGGTCGGCTGACCGCCGAATTTCTTGACAACTTCCAGAATCCATCCGAGACATTCCTGATTTGCCAGACCGTGCAGTGGGCCGGCGAGTCCATTCAGACCAGCTGAAACAGCATAGTACGGATCGGACAGAGCCGAACCGACTGTATGGCAACTGAACGCAGATACATTTCCGCCTTCATGATCGCAGTGCAGTGTCAGATAGAGCTGCATCGCTTTATAGAAATCGGGATCATCATTGCCGAGCATGTGGGCGTAGTTTGCTCCCCAGTCGAGCTTAGGATCGTGACGAATGCGCGGACCCTTGTTGTAGCGCAGACGATACACACCGGCGGCGAGTTCCGGGAGCTTTGCCAGAAGATTCAGTGAATCTTCGAGTGTCGGTTCCCAGTAATCGGTCTTCTTCATGCCTTCGGTATAGCGCTTGCGGAATTCGGACTCGCCTTCCATGACCAAGATGGCCGTGTCGAGCATACACATCGGATGCGCGTCCTTCGGCATGGCCTCCAGGACCTTCCAAACGTAGTCGGGGACACCGGCACGCTTGGCGTACTCAGCCTGAAGATCCTTCAGCTCGGATGCGTTGGGCAGGGCTCCGGTTAGCAGCAGGAAGAATATCTCTTCCGGAAGCTTGTCGGTCAGTTCAAGAATCGGGATACCGCGAATAAT is a window from the Candidatus Zixiibacteriota bacterium genome containing:
- a CDS encoding mismatch-specific DNA-glycosylase, whose amino-acid sequence is MSVLPDVIGPNLTVVFCGTAVSNESAQRKAYYAGPGNSFWKTLHDVGLTQWRLEPEEYKSITRYGLGLTDLVKTVSGTDATLSRDHFNVERFRKLILRHQPKIVAFTSKTAAQKYVRHRVDYGLLKETIGKTKLHVLPSPSGAARRYWSDKPWRELARLSKILG
- a CDS encoding citrate (Si)-synthase is translated as MSALKDKFASQIPGLREELKAIAKDHADHVISQVTVAQAYGGMRGVKGMICDTSLVEPDTGLIIRGIPILELTDKLPEEIFFLLLTGALPNASELKDLQAEYAKRAGVPDYVWKVLEAMPKDAHPMCMLDTAILVMEGESEFRKRYTEGMKKTDYWEPTLEDSLNLLAKLPELAAGVYRLRYNKGPRIRHDPKLDWGANYAHMLGNDDPDFYKAMQLYLTLHCDHEGGNVSAFSCHTVGSALSDPYYAVSAGLNGLAGPLHGLANQECLGWILEVVKKFGGQPTDQQLKDFAWETLNGGQVIPGYGHAVLRCPDPRFVAFVNFGAKYCSDDDVYKTVKQVFEIIPGVLKEHGKAKNPQPNVDAGSGSILYHFNLREFPYYTVLFAVSRAMGMCSQLVVNRALGTAITRPKSVGTDWIKKTVGM